The DNA window TTAGCACATCAGGGTATTATAACCCATTTACTACTGAGGCGCAGGTTAATTATGAGCAGCCGTTATTCGCCCGGCCGTTTGTAGCATGTCATGAAATGTCGCACCAAATGGGCTTTGGTGCCGAAGATGAGGCTAATTTCGCCGGCTTTATGGCTGCTATAGCATCAAAAGACAAGCTTTTGCGGTATTCTGCTTATCACTTGGCAGTAGGCGAGTTCATGATTACCCTTCGTGGGGCAGACAGCACTGTACATAAACAACTTAAAACACGGGTTTCCGCAGCTGTTAAGGCCGATTTTAAAGCAGAGCGGGAATATTGGCTGGCTTATCAAAATAAAGCGGAGGTAATTACCGGGCTATTTTACGACAGGTTTCTGAAGGTAAATAATCAGCCACAGGGGCTGGATACTTACAACCAGATGGTAACGCTTGTTATGGCACTCTATCGTAAAAAGTAGTTAAATAAAGCATTCCTTTTTAATTTTTTTCGAGAATGGTTGCTGAGAGGTGTTCCAAAACCTGCAAAAACCACATCAATTTAAAGAAGGCTGATTTATGTTGCTTTCCGAACAGTAACCGGAAAGCAGAGCAACAAAAAAGCGTTCCGTATCTCACCCCGGAACGCTCTGCAACATCATCTCTCAAATAATGTTGATCAACTAAATCTCAGATAACATGTTAATTTACCCAAGCTCTTATATACAGCCCATCGCGGGATGATAACATCTTATTTTTGATACCTGCTAAGTACAAACATTGTACCCAAAACTTTTTAAAGGTCTTAAGGATGTGTCAAATATACACATTGGACAACATGCCTGGTTAAATGTTACAACTGTTTTTATTTAAAATGACGAAACTTTTATAATTTTCGTTACAGAAACTATCTGATTTAACTTTTAAACAATCAAATTTGTTACGCAATTAAATAGTTGTCAGTGCATTAACATACTTAATTGCGGCACTTGAGGTAATCTCTACTTCTTAAACCCTTTTACTGAAGTATACTTTTCTATACAGCGGCATCTCGCTCGTGGAAAAAATAGCTGCGTTTCACGTACTTAAAGGCAGGTATTTACAAAAGCAGCTCAACTTGATTGTTTTTAAGTACAATTATTGAACTGTCAAATATACATTAATAATTAATTTTCTTATACGCCTTGGATAAAAGCAGGTAAGATTTAACATTTTTAGCATTTATTATTAATTTACGTCTACATACATCTGTAAGCATATGCCGTTTACCAAAAAGTGGTTAGTTCTCATAATAATTTCTCTGCCTTTTACAGTCATAGCCCAAAAATTTACTTCGCAGGAGATCATTCGCTATAAAAAGCAGGCGGAGGCGGTAAATATTATACGCGATAATTACGGAACACCCCATATTTATGCTAGAAGCGATGCGGGCGTGGTGTTTGGGCTGATGTACACGCAATGTGAGGAAAACTTTAAAGGCATCGAACGTAATTACTTGTATCAGCTTGGGCGGCAAAGCGAAGCAGATGGCGAAGGGGTGCTGTACACCGATCTGCAACTGCAAATGATAGCGGATAGTGCAGATGCAATAAAGGACTATAATGCCAGTAACCCTGCATTTAAAAAATTGCTGGATGCCTTTGCCGATGGCGTGAATTATTACCTGTATAAACATCCGGAAGTAAAACCGCTTGTATTTAAGAAGTTTAAACCATGGTTTGCCCTGATGTTTACCGACGGGAGCGTGGCTGCTACAGAAACCGGGGATATATCTCCAAAAGAAACACAAGCATTTTATAATGATGGCGGCAACAACACCGGAGTTTTAAGTAATCCGTACAGCTTAACACATGCAAACCGCGATCGCGAAATAGGTTCTAATGGTTTTGCTATATCTCCTAAGCGTTCGGCAACCGGGCATGCCATGCTGTACATTAACCCGCATGTGCCGTTTTATTTCCGCAGCGAAGTAGGTTTGGAGAGTGAGGAAGGCTTGCATGCCTATGGCGCGGTCACCTGGGGACAGTTCTTTGTTTACCAGGGTTTTAACCAGCATTGCGGTTGGATGCACACCAGCAGCTATGCAGATGTTGGGGATGTTTACATGGAGAAAGTGCAAAAGCAGGATGGCAAGTGGTTTTACGAGTATGACGGAAAACTAATGCCCGTAACAGAAAGAAAGCTCGAGCTAAGTTTCAAAAATGGCAATCAGCTTCAGCATAAAACAATAACAGCCTATTACACGCACCACGGGCCTGTGCTTGCCGCGCGAAATGGTAAGTGGCTGGCGCTGCGGCATAATAACCGGTCGTACAAAGCACTGCTCGAGTCGTGGCTCATCACTAAAGCCAATACGTTCGGCCAGTACAAACAGGCCATGTCGCTGCTGGCAAATACCAGTAACAACACCGTTTATGCTGATGACCAGGGGAATACTGCCTTTTGGTACGGAGACTTTATGCCACGCAGGGATAAGGGTATCGATTGGAATGTTCCGGTAGATGGAACCACATCAGCTACCGAATGGAAAGGCTTGCACCCGTTAAATGAGTTGGTGCAGGTAATTAATCCTTCTACAGGGTTTATACAAAATTGCAATTCGTCAATATTCAGTTCGGCCGGTAGCGCCAGTCCCGACAGATCAAAGTTCCCGAGATACATGGCACCCGATGATGAGAACTACCGCGGCATTAACGCGGAAAGGCTGTTCAGCGGAACCGAAAAGCTAACAATTGATGGCTTAATTGCAAAAGGCTACGACCATTACCTGAGTGCCTTTGACGATATGCTGCCTGCCCTGTTCAGCGCGTATGACAAAGCTCCTGATAGCTTAAAAACAAAGCTGGCGGAGCCAGTTGCTTTGCTAAATAACTGGGACAAACGTAGTGCTGCCAATTCGGTAGCAACTACTCTGGCTGTGGAGTGGGGTACTTTATTAATGCGTAACATGTCACCACCCGCACCCGGCGAGAGCAGCTTCCAGGTAAAGCGGGTTAGGGAGATGCTAAAAACCATCTCGCCCGAATTACAGCTGACCTTACTAAGCAAAGTAATGTCTGATTTGCAAAACAGGTACGGAAACTGGAAGATGCAGTGGGGCGATATCAACCGGTATCAGCGCCCGGCAGACGGTATCACGTTTGATGATAAACAAGCCAGCTTGCCGGTTTGGCTAACTGCATCAAACTTCGGGCAATTGCCTTCGTTTCAAAGTAAAATCATGCCCGGCACCCAAAAGCGCTATGGCTTTTCCGGCAATAGCTTTATTGCGGCCGTGGAGTTTGGTCCAACTGTAAAAGCAAAGAGCATTATCACGGGCGGCCATTCGTTTGATGCAGCCTCGCCAAACTTTACCGACCAGGCAAAGGGATATCTTGACGGGAAGTTTAAAGATGTACTGTTCTATAAGCAAGATGTGCTTAAGCACGCGGTGAAAACCTATCATCCCGGATTTTAACGGGCCGCTCTTTTTTCATAGCTTAGTTGGCCAAACCACATCATTTGAAACGTTTTTACTTACTGTTGTTCCTGCTGTACAGTTCCGGCATAACACTTTATGCCCAAAAAGCCGCTTTTGGCCAAATTGATACCGCCGACCTGAAACTAACCTCATGCAGTTTTGAAAAGAATGCCAGCGCTATGGTATTGTTTAACACCGCCAAAGCAAGTTATACCAAATATGATGGCATTGATATGGAGGTACACCGCCGCGTAAAGGTGTTTAACGAACAAGGCACTGTAACGGCTAACGTTAAGTTGCAGTACTACAGCGGCGGCCATAATGAGGATATAAAGAACATACAAGTAATATCCCTAAACCTTGTAGACGGTAAAATTGCGATAACGCCGCTTGATCCCAAACTTATCTACGTGCAAAAAGTGGATAAAACACAAAAACAGGTGGTGTTTACTGCGCCTGCTGTAAAGGCCGGCTCTGTAATAGACATTAAGTATACGTGGCATACATCGTTGTCATACAACTTTCCCTCCTGGCTTTTTCAGGAACTGATTCCCACGCGTTACAGCGAGTACCAGGCCGAAGTTAAGTATGGCTATAGTTTTAATGTTATTAAAAAAAGCACACAGCCTTTTGTAACAGACACTGCTTACCTGGTAAAAGAGCAGCGCCTGAAGAGACACGTTTACGCAATGTCTAATATACCCGGGTTTAAGTTAGAAGCCTATATGGGTTCTGTTGAAGATAACTTGCAAGGTGTATATTTTAAACCGGCTCAATCTGAGATGGATTGGAACATGATTGGTTTAAGGTTATTATTAACCACGGATTTTGGTGGACAGTGGAACTTACCCTTAAAAGGCGAAAAAGATATCATAAACGAAGCCAAAGTTTTAAAAACAGATGAAGATAAAATTGCCTACATCTTTAACACGGTTAAAAACACTGTAAGGTGGAATGAAACCGATCTTGCTTATTCAGAAAAAGGAATTCCTGCAGCATGGGCTTTACATACCGGGAATTCTACTGAAATAAATTTGATGCTGTACCGGTTGCTTATGCAAAGCGGAGTTAAGCCAACACTGCTGATGCTAGGCACCCGCGACCATGGTGAGATTGAATTTAATAACCCGAGTTTTGACAGGCTGAATAAAACGGTGGTAAGGGTACCGATAGATTCGTTGCAGTATTATGTGTTAGACGCGAGCGGCAAGTATAATACCTATAACAGCACTCCTTATGATTTGCTTGGTATTAACATGCTTACAATAGATCCGGACAAGAAGGACTTTCAAATAGTAAAACTAAAAACCGCTTTACCATCAACAGAGATAGTATTGGTAGATGCATCATTAAATCCAACAGGTAAAATGGATGGCAGTGTACAGGTAGCCAGTTCTAATTACAAGCGGATAAGCAAGCTGGAAGTTTATGATAAAATTGGCGAAAAGAAATATTTAGAAGCCATTAAAGATGACAACAATAACCTGCAGCTAAGCGACTTTAAATTTAGCAACCTGGAGGCAGACACCTTGCCGCTAAGAGAGGACTTTAACTTTAAGCTGGAACTTACGGGCAGTGATGACAACTATATATACTTTAGCCCTAACCTTTTTACCGGGATTGGTGCAAATCCATTTCTAAGTGAATCCAGGCTGGCAGATGTAGATTTTATATTTCCATCTACTTATTCTATAAACGGCAATTACAAGCTTCCTGTGGGCTTTAAAATAGATGCTTTACCAAAATCAACTATCTTATCAATGCCTGACCAAAGCGTAACTTTTAAACGTACAACCGGCGAAAACAATGGTGCAGTAGTAATACACTATGTAATTATCTTTAGAAAAACGAAATATACCCGCGATGAATATCCCGCTTTGCGCCAGTTTTTCAAGACCATGTATGAAATGCTTAACGAACAGGTAGTACTTAAGAAAGGGTAAATGAGTATTCTTCACAGCTATAACGCTTGTATTACAGTCGATTAAAAATCATTTATATTTGTGTGATAAATGAAAAAGTACCTATTAATACTATTGCTGATAAGCTCGGGTGCAATTGCCCGTGCGCAGGCTATAAGTTTTTACGATCTTACTAATCTGGCCAATCTTTCTAATGGGGAAGCGCATAACTACCTGACATTAGGGAAGGTTTTTAAGCACTTGTACCTGGAAGAAAAAGATGGCAAGAAGCTGGAGCGTTTCCGCTCAGTAAACCCAAAGCAAAAGGAGCAAACTGTTACTATAGGTGTGAATACCGTATTGTCAAGCGGAGGCGTTTTACGAACAGTAACCTATACTACGCGGGACCCGCAGCACATTTACAACCTGATAGCGCAGGCAAAAAGAAACCGTATGGAAATGCGTTTCGAGGGGGCAGATGCGGATAACAACATCTACATTTTTGATAATGATTTTTACCACGTAGCTATGTATGTGAGCAATAAGCACGGCAATGGCCTTATACGTGTAGATCAAAAGGAATTCGTAGCTTACTAATCAAAATATAAGAAAGTAAAAGGCCCGCCTCGATTTAACGTAGCGGGCCTTTTTACTTTAACAGGCTGCTTGTTAATTTACGCCCCTGAATATGCGGCTCCAGCGTATTTTGCTAAAGAATGATCCGTTATCGTCCCAGCTCATCCATATGAACAGCGCCTTGCCCACCACATGATCTTCCGGAACAAAGCCCCAGTAGCGTGAGTCGGCAGAATCGTGGCGGTTATCACCCATCATCCAGTAGTAGTTCATTTTAAAAGTATAGCTGTCGGCTTTGGCACCGTTTATAAATACCTCATTGTTTTTTATCTCCAGCTTATTACCCTCGTATACCTCAATAGCACGTCCGTAAATCGGCAGCGTAAGGCTATCCAGCTTAACTGTCCAGCCTTTTTTAGGGATGATTATAGGCCCGTAGTTATCCACGTTCCATTTAAAGTCCTTATTAGCAGGATTAAGCTTGTATTTTGGGTATGCAGCGGGGAATACCGGATTAAGCGGATCGGCGTAGCCACGCGGCTTAATGTTTGGAGTTATAGATTTTACGTTTGAGAACGACTTTAACTTAGCGGCAGAAGCCTTGGTCATTGTTGGGTAAGGGATGTTCTCGTAGTTGGATACCTGCAACTCGTCGTATACCTCAGGGTTAAGGTCGGTACCGTTTGTAGTAATACTATAATCGGTTTGTTCGCCCGGCGGGTTTGGAGCAGGTTTGCCGTTAACATATACCTGCGCGTTCAAAAGCGCAAGTGTATCACCGGGCGCGCCCTGGCAGCGTTTGATATAGTTCTCGCGTTTATCAACGGGACGGTAGTAGGGCGAGTCGGCCTCCATGGGATAATTAAATACAACCACATCGCCCTTTTTAATTTCGCTGAAACCAGGCAGGCGGTAATAAGGTAGTTTCACGCCATCCCAATAAGCCTTGGTACCAATAATGGGCATTGTGTGGTGCGCAAACGGGAAGGATATAGGTGTCATTGGTGTGCGTGCCCCATAATTAACCTTGCTTACAAACAGAAAATCGCCCACCAGTAACGACCGCTCCATAGATGGGGTAGGTATGGTATAGGCTTCTATAAACAGGGTACGTATAAGCGTAGCGGCAACAACGGCAAAAATTATAGCATCCGTCCACTCGCGGGCGGCGCTTTTCTTCTTTTTGTTTTCTTTATCCTTTTTGCTCCAGAATTTCCAGTTCATTATAAAATAATATCAGCAGTAATTTAAATACTTGTTAGTTGAAATTGAACATATCTTCTACCGGGTAGAAGCCTTTTTTATCGTGCAGCCATTCTGCAGCCAGTACAGCACCAAGGGCAAAACCATTGCGGTTATGTGCGGTGTGTTTAAACTCTATACTATCAACTTCCGAGTCGTATATAACAGTATGCGTGCCGGGCACACTTTCTATCCGGTGGCTTTCAATTAATAGCTGGTCTGCCGGGATGTTGCTGTCATCAGCAGTTTCGCCGCCTGTAAGAATATTTATCCAGCCTGCTTTACGCTCCAGGTTTTCGGTAATGCCTTCTGCTATTGTTATCGCGGTTCCGCTTGGCGAATCAAGCTTTTGCGTATGGTGTATCTCTTCTACCTGCACCTCATAGTACGGGTACTTATTCATCAACCTGGCCAGTACCTTGTTTACGTGAAAAAAGATATTTACGCCTACGCTGAAGTTGGTGCCGTATAAAAGCGAGTGGTTTCCTGAAAGGCATTTTTCTTTAATGGTACCAAGCATGTTATGCCAGCCGGTAGTGCCGACTACAACAGGTACATCGGCATCAAGGCAGGCAGTTATATTGTCCAGAACAGTACCCGGGGTACTGAATTCGATCACAGCATCCGCAAGTTGCAGGTTTTCTTTTGTAAGCTCGTGCAGGTTGTTGCTGCTAATTTTCAGTACGATCTCGTGTTGGCGGCTAAGGGCAATCTGTTCAATAATTTTGCCCATTTTGCCGTAGCCTAATAATGCGATCTTCATTTTTTGGCGCTTATTACCTTATTATTTTAGCGTAAAGGTAATTTTTATCCCCGGAATATAACTGCCAAAATTTGAGGCGTAAGTAGGCCCGTTTATAAGGCCCGGTGCAACGCGCATGGAGAGGTCGTTGTCAACCGTATAGGAACTGATGAACTTCGCATCAATATAGGCGTCAATAGTCTGTATGCCCCAAAAAGCCAGGGCGCCCAGTATGCTGAGGTCGCGGTTGCGCAGGTACCCGTCAGATGCATCGGCCAGTGCCTGGTAACCAACCTTGGAGTATAGCTCGTATTCGGCTTTATATTTTACATACAGTGGGTAAAGCGTGGTGCCGGGCGCAGGCACCTCAGCGGTTTTGGCAATTTTAGCAAGCGCCAAAAACTGCTTGTGGTACTTTTGGTTGTAAACAATAGCAGCGCCAAACAAGCCCAAGCCGGTATAAATAAGTGGTACTTTCCAGTATTTACGGTTGTAAACCTGTCCCCAGCCCGGTATAAACAACGAGCGTTTAACGGCCAGACTGGGTATGTGGGTGCTATCGGGGTGGTAAACCTTTTCCTTTTTTATTTTAGGAGCAAAGGAGCTGCGTACGGCAGTATCGCGCTTAACAACTGATGTTGTATCCTTACGTTTTGCAAGCGTATCGGGGTTCTGTGCCATTGCCAGCGATACCATCCCGCAAAAAAATAAAACAGCAAACAGTTGTTTAAGCATAATTACCAATCCAGCATTTCAAGTATACGGCCAAGGTCGTCTTCAGACAGGAACGGTATTTCTATTGATCCATTGCCCTGTGCGTTAACTTTTACCTTAACCTTAGTGCTGAATTTTGAAGCCAGGTCATCCTGAACCTTTTGTATGCGGTAGGGTAGCTGCTCGGGTTGTTTACCTTCTTTCTTTTCCGGGGCGTACTGTATTTCGCGTACCAGCTCTTCTACTTTGCGTACAGACAGCCCTTCTTTAACTATTTTTTGATGTATGTACAGCTGTGTTGCCGGGTTATCTACAGATAACAAAGCTTTGGCATGCCCCATGCTGATCTCGCCATCGCGCAGGGAGATCTGTATGGTCGGCGGCAATTTTAGTAACCTTAAATAGTTGGTAACGGTAGAACGGTTTTTGCTTACGCGGCCGCCAAGTTCTTCCTGCTTTAGCTTCAGCTCGTCTATCATCCGCTGAAAGCTAAGGGCAACTTCAATGGCGTTTAGGTCTTCGCGCTGTATGTTCTCTATCAACGCCATTTCCAGCATTTGCTGGTCATTGGCGGTACGGATGTATGCCGGTATTTGCACAAGCCCTGCCAGTTTGCTGGCGCGCAGCCTGCGCTCGCCGGAGATGAGCTGGTATTTGTGCGCGTTGATGCGCCGTACGGTAATAGGTTGTATCAACCCCTGTAGCTTTATAGAAGCAGCAAGGTCCGAAAGGGCCTGCTCGTCGAACTCTGTACGCGGCTGGAAGGGGTTTACCTCTATCTCGCTCAGCTTAACTTCGCCTATAGAGCCCAAAGCTGAAGATTCGGATAACTGTCCCCCAGTATTATTATTCTTGTTCGGCATAACACTTGCCGAGTCGTTCAATAACGCGCTTAAGCCCTTACCCAGGGCGTTTCTTTTTTCTGCACTCATAGTATAGCTTAGGCGGTTACAGTAGTTGCCAGTTCTTCGTCTTTAACAAGGCCGTTTTTCTTAATAATCTCGCGGGCAAGGTTAAGGTAATTAACAGCGCCTTTACAATTAGCATCGTGCATAATTACAGATATACCAAAACTTGGCGCTTCGCTTAAACGTGTATTGCGTTGGATAATGGTATCAAAAACCATATCCTCAAAGTGTGTTTTAACCTCATCAACTACCTGGTTAGATAGGCGTAGGCGAACATCATACATGGTAAGCAAAATGCCTTCTATAGCTAAAGTAGTGTTAAGACGCGTTTGCACAATTTTGATGGTGTTAAGCAATTTGCCTAAACCTTCAAGCGCGAAGTACTCGCACTGTACCGGTATAATAACAGAATCCGCAGCAGTAAGAGCGTTAATGGTAATCAAGCCCAATGACGGAGAGCAGTCAATTATAATAAAGTCGTACTGATCGCGAACACTATCCAGCACGGCTTTCATTTTAAACTCGCGGCTGGCAAGGTTTATCATTTCAATCTCGGCACCTACCAGGTCAATATGAGCAGGCAGAAGGTCGAGGTTGGGGGTATCTGTCTTTTGTATAGCCTCACGTACATCAATGTCATTAATGATGCACTCGTATATACTGTTCTTAATATTGCGGGGATCGAAACCTATACCTGATGTAGAATTGGCCTGAGGGTCGGCATCAACTAACAAGGTTTTATATTCAAGCACGGCCAAACTTGCAGCCAGGTTTATAGACGATGTTGTTTTCCCGACGCCACCTTTTTGATTGGCTAAAGCAATAATTTTACTCATTCTGTATATTCAAAATAAATTATCCGGTTTATTCAGGAACGAAAAAGCCATGTATAAATTTTTAAGTTTGTACGGTTTTTCTCCGGCGATAAAGATACGTATTTAACCATGCGGATAATCCACAGGAAATGCCAACTTACAAACAATATTGTGAGTAGTATGACGAACAGAAGCAGGTAAGTGGTTTACAATCTTTACTTCTTTTTATCGAACTACCAACTCACTATTCACTACTCACAACATGATCACCATTATATCAGGTACCAATCGTCCAAATAGTTCAACCCTAAAGCTGGCTAAATATTACCAACGAAAGTTTGCCGAAAAAGGTGTAGAAGCCAGGGTCTTCCCGCTAACCGATCTTCCCGATAGCATTGTTGCCACTGACCTTTATGGTAAGCGTAGCAAAGAGTTTGAACCTATACAGCGGATGGTAACAGCAACGGAAAAGTTCTTGTTTATGATACCTGAATACAATGGCAGTTTCCCCGGCGTATTAAAGGTTTTTATTGACGCGTGTGATTTTCCTACAAGCTTTTATGAGAAGAAGGCAGCATTGGTAGGAGTGTCATCCGGCAAGTATGGCAATATCCGCGGGGTAGACCACTTTACCGGCATCTGTAACTATGTGCACCTGCATGTAATGCCGCTTAAAATTCATATAGCAGCCATAAACAAGGAACTGGATGAAGAGGGGAACCTTTTCGCAGCGGATACGGTAAAGTTTACTGATGAGCAGATAGACAAGTTCATCAGGTTTTAAATGCATTTTACCTCACCATCATTACCCACCCGGACCACAATGGTGTGTTATTCCTAAGATCAATTACGTAATAATAAACCCCGGCGGGCAGTTGCTTTCCGTTGTAGCTGCCTGTCCAGGGTTTTGCGTAGCCATTACTTTGATACAGCAGCGTTCCGCTGCGGTTAAATATTTTTACCACAGCTTCAGGATAGGTATATAATTGATTAATGTTCCATACATCGTTTATACCATCTCCATTGGGTGAAAAGGTGTTAGGAATAGTGATCTTTTTATAAACCCTTACAAATACATCATCTGTATATTCGCCGCAGTTGGCAAGCGACTCTACATGCAATGTGTAAATTGTGTTATCAGAAGGATTTACCACAGGCGTGGCGGAAAGCGCATTATCTATGTTGCCTGCTGGTGTCCAATAGTATCGTATGCTATCGCCCGTTATAGTACCGGTAAGCGTAACAGACTCACCTTCCTGTATGGCAACGTCTTTACCTGCATCAGCATGCGGAAGCTTAAGCACGCGTACCGTTACCTCCTGAGTTTCATCGGTACAGGCGCCATTATCAATTTTAACGTGATATGTAGTAGTTTCTGTAGGGGAGGCAATTGGGTTTGGTATGTCGTCCCGGTTTAAGCCTGTTGATGGTGACCATTTATAGTTTATGCCGCCGCCGGCAAGCAACTGTGTAGTGGCTCCGTAACAAATAATGGTGCTGCTGCTAATGCTTGGATTAACTTTAGGCAATACACTTACGTGAGTACTCCCGCCGCGGGTACAGCCCTTATCTGTACTAACAATCACGTTATACGTGCCATTCATGCTGTTATCCGGAGTGTAGCTTACCACCGGAGACTGCTCAGTGGAAGTAAAGCCATTTGGGCCTGTCCAGCTATAAGTGGTGCCGCCCGTAGCTGTAAGCCGCAGTGCGGTACCCTCACAAACTTTTGTTTCCGGCGCTATACCAACTATCGGCAACAAGTTTACATAAATATTAAGCGGTTTTGAGTAAATGCGGCAAGCGAGCGATTTAGAAGGCCCATCCAATATGCCCACCCGGTACTGGTACTTGCCTGCTGCAGGATTAGAGAGTGTAACATCAGCATTATTAGCAGTAGCGCCGGTAATATCTATCCAACCTTTACCGTCGTTCTTATTTACCTGCCATTGATAGTAGGGGTCGTTGTACCCGGTCTGTTTGGATTTTAGATTAAAAGTTTGCGTACCTACGCTGCCCTCACAAAAGTTGAGGTCTGCTGATGCGTCAACACTTCCAAAGCCGGTTTCTATAATTGGACCGCATGGCCGGAAGGTTATGTCATCCAGTATAAGATCGTTTCCGTTTCCGCCGGGAGCATTGTTGATCATTTTAACAACAATGTCTGCCCCGTCTGACGGAGTGGTAAAAAATGTA is part of the Mucilaginibacter terrenus genome and encodes:
- a CDS encoding gliding motility-associated C-terminal domain-containing protein, which encodes MHPSLSAKLILILLLLPWLQSRGQTCTGSLGDPVINETFGAGTTFGTYGPALPRNVTTYNFVSNTCPADGSYTIASGTANCFGATWEIVPHDHTGDRNGYMMIINASYDPGLFYTQTVKGDQLCPNTTYEFAAWIMNVMRDSPQTQGTIQPNITFIIETVDGRQLAPPYNTGNIPQLYSNPNFADGKFRQYGTFFTTPSDGADIVVKMINNAPGGNGNDLILDDITFRPCGPIIETGFGSVDASADLNFCEGSVGTQTFNLKSKQTGYNDPYYQWQVNKNDGKGWIDITGATANNADVTLSNPAAGKYQYRVGILDGPSKSLACRIYSKPLNIYVNLLPIVGIAPETKVCEGTALRLTATGGTTYSWTGPNGFTSTEQSPVVSYTPDNSMNGTYNVIVSTDKGCTRGGSTHVSVLPKVNPSISSSTIICYGATTQLLAGGGINYKWSPSTGLNRDDIPNPIASPTETTTYHVKIDNGACTDETQEVTVRVLKLPHADAGKDVAIQEGESVTLTGTITGDSIRYYWTPAGNIDNALSATPVVNPSDNTIYTLHVESLANCGEYTDDVFVRVYKKITIPNTFSPNGDGINDVWNINQLYTYPEAVVKIFNRSGTLLYQSNGYAKPWTGSYNGKQLPAGVYYYVIDLRNNTPLWSGWVMMVR